One Argentina anserina chromosome 6, drPotAnse1.1, whole genome shotgun sequence genomic window, tctctctctctctctctcttgttcATTCTTTTATTTCTAAAGCCGTTCGTTTTGTTGATTTTCGTCTAAGCTGTATTAAGGGATTAAGccaaaaataaattatgttATATTGAGAAATACCTATCTCTTCTTATTAAGAAGTCAAACTAAAAGACCCGTATGAGAAAAACTTTTCTTATCCAATTTTACAGAATTTTCCATTTAATTCTCTTTAATTAACCCCAAATCTTGTAGATACTAGAACGTGACCCTACCTCCTACCcaatttctcttttctttactttcattctCCAAAAacatctctatttttttttactcttcCCACAAATTAaactctttaatttttttccccAACTCAAATACTTTTATGCGTCCGCCACTGCGTACTAATATCAATTGTCTCAATTAGCAATAACATTTGTGTTAGAATTCAAGGCCAAATAGTAATCAAATGGACGCGGAAAAAgtctaaaattgaaaattaataaagtagaggaagaagagattCACTGACCACTCAATTTCTTGtggtgatgatggtgatgattaTATAGCAAGCCACCCAATTCAAACTCAATATCCTTCATGAAATGAGAGAGCAGACGCTTGTTGAATTGATGAGCAAAAAGAACAACGCTCCCGGAAACAGCGAAAACCGCCATGAATCCGACACCAATGGAGTTCTCCATCTCTAATGATATGAAACCATGCAAGCTCTTCAATTTGGATGAAACGCTAGGCACATCTTTTCTGAATAGAAAAGAAGCGAAACGAACGCATTCTTCAGAAAGACAATGGGAAACTGGTGAGGAATGAGGGTTGGTGAGAAGATTTGTATATATAGGTGTTCTAGATGGACGATGCATACAAGGAACTTAAGATTTGATGAAGGAATTTGGTGTCATTAGAAGACGGCTAAGCTAATTTAACATGTGTTATCCTGTGCCTCAGATTTAATTGGTAACAAGTAACAGCCTTCTCCTGCTCTTTTTTATCTGGATATTCATAAACCGCAAATCTATCACCATTTCGGATCTTTCCGAGTAAGTTGCTTTGATTCAGTTACTATTATTTTCTCCCTTGTTTTGGTAATCCATACGAGATTTTAGAGAAAATCTTAACGGGTGTAATCAGTTGATTTACTATTGTTGTGTGGTTGGTTGTTGGTAGTTGGTGGGTACAACTTTGTACACTTGTCATAATTTTATCCAGATCCGTCAATAGACAACGTTTGAATTTGATCATTCTCTTAACCCAATCCATTTATAATTAAGATTCAACTGTCGGTTAAATTTTAGTTACGTTCCAAATATAACATTTCCGCTCAACTATACTTCATGTAATGTAGTCATACATTGGTATTTAGGTCTAGGGCTGTAAGTAGGCTCAAGCCACTTGTGTTCGACTCGTATTTGGTTCGTTTTTAACCCGTTCGACTCGAGCTCGTAAAGTTAAATGAGCCGAAtttgagctcaatattaaACTCAACCTTAAAAATGAGTTGAGCTTAAACAACATGTATTCAATTCGTTTAGCTCGCAAGCTAGTTCGGGCTTGTTAAAAGCTCGActcgtttattaattaagcctaacttattaacttttatattatatttaaagtataatttttgtatgagaaataatattaaaaatattatatttgttCGAAAGAACTGAAAGACTTCTTTCTAtaataattagttaaagacTTTAAGTTAAATAAcaattttgatttattttttttagtttattacaaataaaaaagttTTTATGTGATGCTATGATATTAgattttgaatttcttttttaatttattaattttaaaattttaaattcatatGATTTAAGCCGGTTCGATTCGAGTTCGACATCGTTTAATAAAATGACCCGGCATGAGCTCAGCTCAAGCTTTTTCAAGCAGAGCCGAGCTTAAACATGAAGCACAAAAATCAGGCCTGGTCATTTAAGCTCGATCGATCGAATGAAAATGAGCCAAAAATATAAACAACGTAATATTCGGTTCGGCTCATTTACACATGTATTCAGGTCCTTTGATTTTCACACAACTGACACAAGACACTGTTGATTTATGATAGTCATCATTGACTAAATCGGTTCTGGCCTCTGGTCAAGGTCCAATGTCAGTTCTCTGAAATTCCACCACTAAGAGATTAAATTCTCCAATTTCATTATGTGAACTTATATCATATTCAAGAATGGATGGTAGTTATAAGTTCACATAATTTGCATGAGCTTGATAAACCAATTTGGTTAGCTAACTAGCTGTTTATCCGAGCAGACATCCACTCCAGTAGTGAAGCTGTATTTCGAAACCTCTATTGCCTTGGCATGCATCGCAAGAGTGTAATGACCTCCCCGGTGAAGAAGGATATATGATTGGATCAATCGCTGGGTAACCTCTGGTTAGTAGTAAAAACAAGCCGAACGAGGAGAAGTTGCGGAAGAACCGAAGCGATAAGATAAACGCCAGTGATCAATATTCCTAGGATAGTGGATCTAAGAGTTTTTGAATAGTTCTTGATTTATAGATTTTTTTGTTACTTCAGAATTTTAACGTCAAATGTCTTATGTTACTTAAGGACTTTGTGAACATAGCCAGCCCTGACGGGTGATCACTGATCAGCGTGTGTATATTGTTGCTTCATTGATACCCAAATTTGTTAGGAAATACACACGGGTTCAGCAATTAAGAATTATGATTCAAGATGTATGATCCAATTCATCGAAACCACCATTGAATAAAGTTCAAGCACCACGTCCTAAGCAcatcagaaaaaaaatatgccAGTGTTGCACCGATATCCATTGATGttaccaaaccaaaccaaatcaGCAACAACACAATTTCATCCTAAATTAACAAACCATCAGGACCAACATTCGATCATTACAGTACATACTTTTACAAAAACGAATACTTCCCACACTAAgagaaaactaaaagaaaCCCAAATTGGGTATACATCTCAAAAGTATAATTTCCTGTCTAAACCCATTTCAGCTACCAGCTGCAGATCCAAATAAGTATCTCAGGAGGTGAAGTAGAATACGGGGTGGAGCATAAGGTGGATGAGCTTCATGGCTGCCCAAGAGAATGACAAGAACAGAACTCCATTCACAATCCTGAGCCCCATATCTGCCTATTACTATTGGCCTCTCTCTGTTTGTTTGTCTCTCTCAGTCTCTTTATGAAAACACAGATCTGGAATAGACCCTGAGACCCGTATAAAAGGAGAAAGTGAAAGAGAAAAGGAGTGTGGCGGAAGATTTGGAATTTGATTGGAAAGGAGGGAGATAGTGGAATAGTAGTGGATAAGGGTTTTTGAATATGAAATAtgtttatgtttgatctcatACGTGTTGTGGGTTTGGAGTCGCCACGCGGGAAGTAGGGTTTGAGGAGTGTTTACGTGTGGTGCTTAGTTTAGTGCAACCTGTTTCATGCAAAGGGGAGCTAAAATGTGACCAATGCTGGTGATGCATTTATTTGGATCACGGATAATTGTTGCAAGGTTTGTGTGTTTGTTAGGGAAGAAGGGTTCCGGAAATGTGCATTTGTGTGAACGTGGTTTGGTTTGGGACTTGGAGATTGCAGCAACACTTGTTCAAAGGCTCTCATCAGTCTCATGAATCATCAGCACCATATGTCCATATCTGTTTCGACTCCAATATCCGGCATGGTTATCTATCACTGCATGAGTGCATAGTGCATACCAGTTCaaagacaaaaaagaaaattgaaaccATTTCAGAGCCCAATTCACTATTTCAGCCTTTGCCTGAGAATCACTCTACAAACCTCCTACATCATAACAGAACAGCACTTAGACTTTCACTTCTTAGgccaataagaaaaaaaagtaaaaaaaaaatcttcagcTCGTTTTTTCTAGAACGTATCAAAGCATTTTACTTTACAGATTAAAAAGTAAAACGGAAAATGAACTTAAACATCTGGCTCAACAAAATATGAGCCATGTACAAGGATTACTTTTATCATTGGTATTTCTTCTGTCATTCAGGTTTCACTGGTGTTTATCAACACTGAAGAAATCAGTAGATGGTAGACCACGAGTATTGGGCTTACAATTATTGTACACTGAGTCATGGACAACCcttttaacaaaattattttcatAAAGGAGATTCCAAGGGCACTGTAGTAGCACCTTCAAAAACGAAGCCGTGGACATTTTAGCCGAAAAATGATgcaacttgttttggttcatATCCTTTGATCCAAGTCTGATGCCCACGTATCCAAGTGAGATGACCTGAAGGATTCTCACCCTGAAAATCCAATGCACCATGTTAGTTATATATAAAGTGCAACTATGGGAGGACAAAAGCCAATACCACCAAGTTCCTATCTCACCTTTGAAGAATATATAGCAGTCCCCCTTGCTGCATTTTGTTCCTCACCTACAATGATAACCACAGTCAAAAGAACAGCAGAAAAACGGCAAGAACTTGAAAGAGATAACCTAGCTGTTCAAGATATTTATAACACTTTCCCTACCGTGTATGATTACCCTTCCAAATTATCTTTAAAAAGCTAAAAATATAAAGAAGTACATAGAATATAAatgtttcaaataaaattcaaatgtcAGGGGAAACTTTTAACTCATTCACAGTAAACAAAAATCCTATTTCAAATCAGACAATCAAAACACTTTTGTGTTTCCTATGGCAAAACGACTCAAcatcagaaaagaaaatttcatcATATCACCAGTAGAAATTTACTCGTCAGTCAACAACAATCTTAACGACTCAACATCAGAAGAAAATTCCATCATATAACCAGTAGAAATTTACTTGTCAAAGTCAACAACCATCTTAAGAACTGTATAGTGTGTATACTGTTCTTAAAAAGTAATATAGCTATGTATCATCATAACTTGAAGAAACAACCGCTGACTCGCCATGATGAGTGAACGATAATATACTCAGATCAAGCAATGCATTTAGTAAAAAGTTCACTCACACCTAACAACCGAAAAACTGCAAATATATAcagcaaaaaaaatttagtttcTCCAAGAGTACCTAGAAGAGCCAAAATTGCAAGGTATTAATCTCATAAGAAGTTAAAACCAACACCTCATCACAATGAATAAAGTATCATATGATTGAGTGGCAcatacagagagagagagagagagagattcccACCAGATAATACCCACATATCGAACTTCACTAGCCATGTGTTTGAATCGATTTGTGTTGGTAAAACCTGATCCACCCAAACTCGATAGTGTTTTCCCTGTTTGTCTCCGTAGCAGTCTCTAAGAGCAtttatgcagttgtgaagatTATTCTCATTGCCAGTAGGATGGACATATGTAGCAGATGGACACTGACCCAATGAATACTATCAGTTAGTAACTGATAAGATGGAAACACCTGGGTGATGTATGGAAcaatataattaaagaaatattCAAGGCCCATTTAATTTTCTACAACAATAACAAGAATGAGTTTGCTCCCTTATTTTAGTATATTGGACAGGTTCCACAATAAGTTTAAAGGAGCAAATCCCTTTATGAAACCGCTATAAATTTGAGGATGCAATTTCATTGAAGAAAAACTAAGCATTTTCATGTGCATATTTGTAGAAACCAATGCATATTGTCTAAACATAAAACTCCTagatttttcttattttcagttcACCTTCTTGAAAGACAAAATAGCATAGCATGATACTCATGGGAGCCCAAAAAACTTCACATCGTTCTAAATAGGCACATAAAAATAACATGAACTAACTAGTACCGAAATGATAATATGAAGCATATCTAAACAATGTCAAAATCTGACATCGGAAGTATGATAATTCTTCTGACAACCTTAAAATACGGAATATTATAAGACCTCATGATCTCATGGGGATAagaaacatacacaattggcttTAACCCCTGCCAGATAGATCTCTGAATTCTCAATTTCTGCACGTCGCCATTTCTCGTAGAATAAGAAAAACTCCACTATATTATGACCAGGGTTCATATTTTCCACTATGTAGTCTGAAATATCTGTAACATCTCTGGGGGGCAAATTTGGACCAAGGCTAAAGTGACCAATGGCCTGAATGATACCAGCTGCACATCTCTCAGTTGCATGAATAATCTTTTTGTTATCCTTGGCATTTTCAGCATGCCACTGCAACAGTTCTTCTTGGGCATTCTTAACCTGCATGGTTGCCAACAAAGGATGACAAGCCCGTTATAAATTATGAGGGTAGAGACCAAAGAACGACAAACAAGGTGAACTACATATAATTTCTCATTTGGCAAATATCTGAACCCTGAAGAGAGCAGCTATGTACCATGACTCCATATACTTCAGGGATACTAAAAAGCTCTGCATCATTTCCAGAGTCACCACACACAAGAGTGTTAACAGGTGGATGTCCCTCAGTCTTAAATTTCTGAAGCAAATATGCAAGAGCTTGTCCTTTTCCAGCACCTTGTGGCAGTATATCCAAATCTATTCCTCCACTATAGATTATCTTAACATCCAACTGATTAAAATGAAGCAACAGAATAAGGTTAATAACAAAAGCAACAGCCTGCTAGTCACCACTAAAAAGAGATTCCCCTACGACAATATTGGCACAAGTAAACATGTAAAGCCACTCCCTAACACTGGTACCTTACCCCGCGCTGTTTCAAAGCCTCTGAAAGGGCCTTTGTCACTGCCTGAGCCTTGTCTTTCTCAACATAAAAGCTGACCTTGTGCGCTCGTTGCTCCGTTTCTGCCTGCATTTCGCATTGAGTTCGATGATCCTGAATTTCAAATgcgaaaattttcttttttgacaTCAGTTcgttagaaaatgaaaaattccCATCACAATATTAACTGCACTAGAAACTAAGACATTGATTAATTTCCATAATATTAAACTCTACCTGAAGTTTAAGTTCAGAAAACTTGCTCGCTTCTTCTCTGACTATGTCCTTATCCCACTTCTGATTCAGAACCTTAACCCAACCATCATCGGGAACCATATCATTACCATAAGTAATCTCAGTTCCCACAGACATTATCGTTATATCCGGAGTCAGCATAGGTTTCTCTTTCCTCAATTCTTTGTACAGTGTTAGTGACCTTCCAGTGGAAAAGACTAGCAGAGAGTCGTGACGATAATTGGCTTCCCACAGAGAGTTAAACCGGAGAAGAGAAAGGTTCTCCTTGTCATGATGATCAACCTTCAAATATATTCACAACAAAAACCACTTGAggtaaaacaaaataaagcaAGACCAAAATATCACAGTCACTTGGAGAAAACCTACCATAGTATGATCAAGATCTGAAACTATCATTAACCGCGCCGGAGCTTTGAGCCGATCCATAATCATCCTATATCCAAACAAATCCTAATTTTCAGTTCATAACAATGACACCACAATCATCCACCATTAtcctaattttctttttcttttttaaaaaataaaaaatctccATATTTGCTGATAAAACTGGtcactctaattcgaaatatctTAAATATAATCATTCCtgaatcaaattcaaaactcaaatgaagctgaacaaagaaaatacaaaatatCTCAAAGTTTCTCAAGAAGTTTCAATCGGAGTATAGTTTTAGGGATTCCTAAGGTCCGACTACTGTGAAGAGAAGATTGAATAGCTCAAATCATGGGTTAAATTTCATTTCCCAAAAGTACATAGTAGAATTATACAGCTCAAAATCAAA contains:
- the LOC126800192 gene encoding uncharacterized protein LOC126800192 produces the protein MHRPSRTPIYTNLLTNPHSSPVSHCLSEECVRFASFLFRKDVPSVSSKLKSLHGFISLEMENSIGVGFMAVFAVSGSVVLFAHQFNKRLLSHFMKDIEFELGGLLYNHHHHHHKKLSGPEKIQQCKKTVRFADDVAEPSSNNKEYRKRRMTKQHTNDSRGYQTESTMPLNRQALYKGIIDFKTLKGQDVY
- the LOC126800183 gene encoding sucrose-phosphatase 1 gives rise to the protein MIMDRLKAPARLMIVSDLDHTMVDHHDKENLSLLRFNSLWEANYRHDSLLVFSTGRSLTLYKELRKEKPMLTPDITIMSVGTEITYGNDMVPDDGWVKVLNQKWDKDIVREEASKFSELKLQAETEQRAHKVSFYVEKDKAQAVTKALSEALKQRGLDVKIIYSGGIDLDILPQGAGKGQALAYLLQKFKTEGHPPVNTLVCGDSGNDAELFSIPEVYGVMVKNAQEELLQWHAENAKDNKKIIHATERCAAGIIQAIGHFSLGPNLPPRDVTDISDYIVENMNPGHNIVEFFLFYEKWRRAEIENSEIYLAGVKANCCPSATYVHPTGNENNLHNCINALRDCYGDKQGKHYRVWVDQVLPTQIDSNTWLVKFDMWVLSGEEQNAARGTAIYSSKGENPSGHLTWIRGHQTWIKGYEPKQVASFFG